A genomic window from Clostridium aceticum includes:
- a CDS encoding oxaloacetate decarboxylase subunit alpha: MKPKLKITETAFRDAHQSLLATRMKTEDMLPIAEKMDEVGYHSLEMWGGATFDACLRFLKEDPWKRLRSIRKKVKKTKLQMLLRGQNLLGYKHYADDVVSEFVKKAIYNGIDIIRIFDALNDIRNLETTLRVTNQEGGHAQCAISYTISPVHNLSYYVKKAKEMEDIGADSICIKDMSGILTPYVAYDLIKQLKEAVSIPIQLHTHYTSGIASMTYLKAIEAGVDVVDTAISPLALGTSQPPTEPIVAALKNTPYDTGMKLELLSEIADYFRPLRDKYLDEGLIDPKVLGVDVNTLIYQVPGGMLSNLISQLKQQNKLDKFEEVLAEVPRVRGDLGYPPLVTPMSQMIGTQALFNVIIGEDYKMVPKEIKDYVAGLYGQATTPIKEEVKQKIIGEKEVMTERPADFIPPQLPFLREEMKEYLEQEEDVLSYALFPQIAMNFFKERWAEKYKIESALYNEEEKTHPI; encoded by the coding sequence GTGAAACCAAAGTTGAAGATTACAGAAACTGCTTTTAGAGACGCACACCAATCGCTGCTGGCAACCAGAATGAAAACAGAAGATATGCTGCCTATTGCAGAAAAGATGGATGAAGTAGGCTATCACTCCTTAGAAATGTGGGGGGGTGCAACCTTTGATGCCTGCTTAAGATTTCTAAAGGAAGATCCTTGGAAAAGACTAAGAAGTATAAGAAAAAAAGTAAAAAAAACAAAACTACAAATGCTATTAAGAGGACAAAATCTTCTAGGTTATAAACACTATGCCGATGATGTGGTAAGTGAGTTCGTTAAAAAAGCAATTTATAATGGCATAGACATTATCCGAATTTTTGATGCATTAAATGATATAAGAAACTTAGAAACGACTTTAAGGGTAACAAACCAAGAGGGAGGGCATGCACAGTGTGCAATTTCTTATACCATCAGTCCTGTACATAATTTATCCTACTATGTGAAAAAGGCTAAAGAAATGGAGGACATTGGAGCCGATTCAATTTGTATCAAAGATATGTCGGGAATATTGACCCCTTATGTAGCCTATGATCTAATAAAACAATTAAAAGAAGCTGTAAGTATTCCTATCCAATTACATACTCATTATACCAGTGGTATTGCTTCTATGACCTATCTGAAGGCGATTGAAGCTGGAGTCGATGTTGTGGATACAGCCATCTCTCCATTGGCTTTAGGAACTTCTCAACCTCCTACAGAACCTATTGTGGCTGCTTTAAAGAATACGCCTTATGATACAGGGATGAAGCTAGAACTACTAAGTGAAATAGCTGATTACTTTAGGCCTTTAAGAGATAAGTATTTAGACGAAGGACTTATTGACCCTAAAGTACTAGGCGTAGATGTAAATACTTTAATTTATCAAGTGCCAGGGGGAATGTTATCTAACTTGATTTCTCAACTAAAACAGCAAAATAAGCTTGATAAATTTGAAGAAGTATTAGCAGAAGTTCCAAGGGTAAGAGGAGACCTAGGTTACCCACCTTTAGTTACTCCTATGAGTCAAATGATTGGAACCCAAGCACTATTTAATGTTATCATTGGTGAAGATTATAAAATGGTACCAAAAGAAATTAAGGACTATGTTGCTGGATTATATGGGCAAGCAACAACACCTATCAAGGAAGAAGTAAAACAAAAAATTATAGGAGAAAAAGAGGTAATGACAGAAAGACCAGCGGATTTTATTCCACCTCAATTACCTTTTTTAAGAGAGGAAATGAAAGAATATCTAGAACAAGAGGAGGATGTTCTTTCTTATGCACTATTCCCACAGATTGCTATGAACTTCTTTAAAGAAAGATGGGCTGAAAAGTATAAAATAGAATCTGCTTTATATAATGAAGAAGAAAAAACCCATCCTATATAA
- a CDS encoding tRNA (mnm(5)s(2)U34)-methyltransferase — translation MRNQGILKATNFVQELLKNKIPTGGTVIDGTMGNGNDTLFLYKQVGDSGKVYAFDLQVMALENTRRIFRENNVFIDNKPIQLILDGHENIGNYVKEAIDGAMFNLGYLPSGDKNIVTRPETTLQAIKSTLELLKKGGMMSLVLYYGHPGGIEEKNSILDYVGQLESKKYLVMECSYINHENNPPIILLIEKK, via the coding sequence ATGCGTAATCAGGGAATATTAAAAGCAACCAATTTTGTACAAGAATTATTGAAAAATAAAATTCCTACAGGTGGTACCGTTATAGATGGTACGATGGGCAATGGCAATGATACTCTTTTCTTATATAAGCAAGTTGGTGACTCTGGAAAGGTTTATGCTTTTGACCTTCAAGTCATGGCTTTAGAAAATACAAGACGAATTTTTAGAGAAAATAATGTTTTCATCGATAATAAACCTATCCAACTAATTCTTGATGGTCATGAAAACATAGGGAACTATGTGAAAGAAGCTATTGATGGTGCAATGTTTAATTTAGGCTATTTACCTAGCGGTGATAAAAATATTGTTACTAGACCAGAGACTACACTACAAGCAATAAAGTCAACCTTAGAATTATTAAAAAAAGGAGGAATGATGTCCCTTGTTTTATATTATGGACATCCAGGAGGTATAGAAGAAAAGAACAGTATTTTAGATTATGTAGGACAGTTGGAGTCTAAGAAGTATCTAGTGATGGAATGTAGTTATATAAATCACGAAAATAACCCTCCTATTATTTTACTAATAGAAAAAAAGTAA
- a CDS encoding GNAT family N-acetyltransferase: MITIRKALKEEILLLSDIYKDVFIFEDAADSEEYIVALDGKIPFGFSKIKFYDGDLAEISAIYVSPQERGNRFGDGILRATLNYIEKQGYFWAVIQDTENKDLFEFLKKEGLQLLKQLDTPQNIQEHLLKYNVENTFFCDIPLFFNQGCKSK, from the coding sequence ATGATTACTATTAGAAAGGCACTAAAAGAAGAAATTTTATTATTATCTGATATTTACAAAGATGTGTTTATATTTGAAGATGCTGCTGATTCAGAGGAATATATCGTTGCATTAGATGGCAAGATTCCCTTTGGTTTTTCTAAAATAAAGTTTTATGATGGAGATTTAGCAGAAATATCAGCAATTTATGTAAGTCCACAGGAAAGAGGAAACAGGTTTGGCGATGGTATTTTAAGGGCTACATTAAACTATATTGAAAAACAAGGATATTTTTGGGCAGTTATACAAGACACTGAGAATAAAGACTTATTTGAGTTTCTGAAAAAGGAAGGCTTACAGCTGTTAAAGCAGCTGGATACTCCCCAAAATATTCAGGAGCATTTATTAAAATATAATGTAGAAAACACTTTTTTCTGTGATATTCCTTTATTTTTTAACCAAGGGTGTAAAAGTAAATAG
- a CDS encoding pseudouridine synthase yields the protein MRLQKFLASSGIASRRKSEDFIKEGIVKVNGEVITEMGYKVDPEKDEITIRDKIVNIKEKYIYVLLNKPTGYITTASDQFNRKKVTDLVKLPYRLFPVGRLDYNTSGLLLLTNDGELTFKLTHPKFKVEKTYIAKVEGKPSEEEKKAFENGLRIEDYVTSPAKLKIIKEEQQNSIIEVKIREGKNRQVRKMCEAIGHPVISLKRVAMGEIKLGKLPLSEWRYLNIEELQYLKKI from the coding sequence ATGCGACTACAGAAATTTTTAGCCTCTTCAGGAATAGCCTCAAGAAGAAAAAGTGAAGATTTTATAAAAGAAGGCATCGTAAAAGTCAATGGAGAAGTGATCACTGAAATGGGTTACAAGGTAGACCCTGAAAAAGATGAAATCACTATACGAGATAAAATAGTGAATATAAAAGAAAAATATATTTATGTTTTATTGAATAAACCTACAGGGTATATTACCACTGCTTCAGATCAATTTAATAGAAAGAAAGTTACTGATTTAGTAAAATTACCTTACCGACTTTTTCCTGTAGGAAGATTAGACTATAATACATCAGGATTACTATTACTAACGAATGATGGGGAGTTAACCTTTAAGTTAACCCATCCTAAGTTCAAGGTTGAAAAAACCTACATTGCTAAGGTAGAAGGAAAGCCTTCTGAGGAGGAAAAGAAAGCCTTTGAAAACGGTTTACGGATAGAAGATTATGTAACTAGTCCGGCGAAGCTTAAAATTATTAAAGAGGAACAACAAAATAGTATTATAGAGGTTAAAATTAGAGAAGGAAAGAACAGACAAGTTAGAAAAATGTGTGAAGCTATTGGACATCCTGTTATTAGTTTAAAGCGGGTTGCTATGGGGGAGATCAAGTTAGGAAAGCTGCCTCTTAGCGAGTGGAGGTATTTAAACATTGAAGAACTTCAATATCTAAAGAAAATATAA
- the asnS gene encoding asparagine--tRNA ligase, whose amino-acid sequence MATFTTIEEINKYEGQEVLIKGWLYNKRSSGKIHFLQIRDGSAFIQGVVVKNEVAEEVFKICKELTQESSIEVIGVVQKDDRAPAGYELLVKEVKPIHIALEGYPISLKEHGTDFLMENRHLWMRTPKQNAILRIRDEINLAIRTFFHERGFVLIEPPIITPSACEGTTELFEIDYFGENAYLSQTGQLYAEAAAMAFGKVYSFGPTFRAEKSKTRKHLNEFWMVEPEMAFVDFEGNLKVQEEMLEYIAQRVLQNKKYELKILGRDTTSLENIKAPFPRITYTDAVEMLKKADFEFEWGDDFGAPHETYIAEQFDRPVFITHFPTKMKAFYMQPDENNPEVILGADLIAPEGYGEIIGGSQRIHDLDLILHKIKEENLPLEIYEWYLDLRRYGSVPHSGFGLGLERTVAWICGIDHIRQTIPFARTLNRVYP is encoded by the coding sequence GTGGCTACTTTTACAACAATAGAAGAGATAAACAAGTACGAAGGACAAGAAGTTTTAATAAAAGGATGGCTATACAATAAACGATCAAGTGGAAAAATACACTTTCTTCAAATCAGAGATGGCTCCGCTTTTATTCAAGGTGTAGTGGTGAAAAATGAAGTAGCAGAAGAGGTTTTTAAGATATGTAAAGAATTAACCCAAGAATCCTCTATAGAAGTAATAGGCGTAGTACAAAAAGATGATCGAGCTCCTGCTGGCTATGAACTGCTGGTAAAGGAAGTAAAACCTATTCATATTGCTTTAGAGGGATATCCAATATCTTTAAAAGAGCATGGAACAGACTTTTTAATGGAAAATAGACATCTTTGGATGAGAACACCTAAACAAAATGCTATTTTGAGAATACGTGATGAAATTAACTTAGCGATTCGAACCTTTTTCCATGAGCGGGGTTTTGTACTAATTGAACCACCGATCATTACCCCTTCTGCCTGTGAAGGAACAACAGAATTGTTTGAAATCGACTACTTTGGAGAAAATGCCTACCTATCTCAAACAGGACAGCTTTATGCAGAAGCTGCAGCGATGGCTTTTGGAAAAGTATATAGTTTCGGACCTACCTTTAGAGCAGAAAAATCAAAGACAAGAAAGCATCTTAATGAGTTTTGGATGGTAGAACCAGAGATGGCTTTTGTAGACTTTGAAGGAAACTTAAAGGTTCAGGAGGAAATGCTAGAATATATTGCACAAAGAGTTCTTCAAAATAAAAAATATGAGTTAAAAATATTAGGTAGAGATACCACCAGTCTTGAAAACATTAAAGCACCATTCCCCCGCATAACTTATACGGATGCAGTGGAAATGTTGAAAAAAGCAGACTTTGAGTTTGAATGGGGAGATGACTTTGGAGCTCCTCATGAAACCTATATTGCAGAGCAGTTTGATAGACCTGTATTTATCACACACTTTCCAACAAAAATGAAGGCTTTTTACATGCAGCCTGACGAGAATAATCCAGAAGTTATTTTAGGGGCAGACTTAATTGCACCAGAAGGTTACGGAGAGATTATTGGGGGTTCTCAAAGAATTCATGATTTAGATCTGATTTTACACAAAATTAAGGAAGAGAACCTGCCTTTAGAAATTTATGAATGGTATTTAGACCTGAGAAGATATGGTTCTGTACCTCATTCAGGGTTTGGCTTAGGTCTTGAAAGAACAGTTGCATGGATCTGTGGTATTGACCATATTAGACAAACAATTCCTTTTGCACGAACATTAAACCGAGTATACCCTTAA
- the purB gene encoding adenylosuccinate lyase, giving the protein MSSSLYQNPLIERYTSKDMSYLFSSDNKFITWRKLWIALAEAEQELGLPITDEQIEELKAYRDQINYDVARKREKETRHDVMSHVFAYGEQCPKAKAIIHLGATSAYVGDNTDIIVMTEALKLIRKKLVNLLQTLSKFAEEYKDLPTLGFTHFQPAQLTTVGKRATLWLHDLLMDYENIEIQLNKMKLRGAKGTTGTQASFMKLFDDDNEKVKALDQKIAKKMGFQKTFPVAGQTYTRKVDFEVLSVLSGIAQSLHKMTNDLRLLQSLKEIEEPFEKDQIGSSAMAYKRNPMRSERIASLARYVIAAVQNAAMTTSTQWFERTLDDSANRRITIPEMFMATDAIIEIAINVSDGLVVYENMIQQHIEKELPFMATENIIMEAVKNGGDRQELHEKIRVHSMEAAKQVKIEGKENDLIDRILKDEGFNLSEDEIGKIMNPKNFIGRAPQQVIEFLEEYIAPILEKNKELIGIDIDLKV; this is encoded by the coding sequence TTGAGTTCATCACTATACCAAAATCCTTTAATTGAAAGATATACAAGTAAGGATATGAGCTACTTATTCTCTTCAGATAATAAATTTATTACATGGAGAAAACTTTGGATTGCATTAGCAGAGGCTGAGCAAGAGCTGGGATTACCTATAACTGACGAACAAATTGAAGAATTAAAGGCCTATAGAGATCAGATTAACTATGATGTAGCAAGAAAAAGAGAAAAAGAAACCCGCCACGATGTTATGTCTCATGTTTTTGCTTATGGGGAGCAATGTCCTAAAGCAAAGGCTATTATCCACTTAGGTGCCACCAGTGCTTATGTGGGTGACAATACAGATATTATTGTTATGACAGAGGCACTTAAGTTAATAAGAAAGAAATTAGTAAACCTACTGCAGACACTTTCCAAGTTTGCTGAAGAATATAAGGATCTGCCTACCTTAGGATTTACACACTTTCAGCCAGCCCAGTTGACAACTGTTGGAAAAAGGGCTACACTATGGTTACATGATCTATTGATGGATTATGAAAATATAGAAATTCAACTAAACAAAATGAAACTTAGAGGTGCTAAGGGAACAACAGGAACACAGGCTAGCTTTATGAAGCTATTTGATGATGATAACGAAAAAGTTAAGGCACTAGATCAAAAAATAGCTAAAAAAATGGGGTTCCAAAAAACTTTTCCTGTAGCAGGACAAACCTACACACGAAAAGTAGATTTTGAAGTTTTATCGGTATTAAGCGGAATTGCTCAAAGTTTACATAAAATGACTAACGATTTGCGTTTATTACAAAGCCTTAAGGAAATTGAAGAACCTTTTGAAAAAGATCAAATAGGCTCCTCTGCTATGGCATACAAAAGAAATCCTATGCGAAGTGAAAGAATTGCTTCCTTAGCCCGATATGTGATAGCTGCTGTTCAAAATGCTGCTATGACAACATCTACCCAATGGTTCGAGAGAACTTTAGATGATTCAGCCAATAGAAGAATTACGATACCAGAGATGTTTATGGCGACAGATGCTATTATAGAAATTGCTATCAATGTAAGTGACGGTTTAGTGGTTTATGAAAATATGATTCAACAACATATTGAAAAAGAACTCCCCTTCATGGCAACAGAAAATATCATTATGGAAGCTGTGAAGAATGGAGGAGATCGACAAGAACTGCATGAAAAAATTAGGGTACATTCTATGGAGGCTGCTAAGCAAGTAAAAATAGAAGGAAAAGAAAATGACCTTATAGATAGAATCTTAAAGGATGAAGGTTTTAACCTTTCTGAGGATGAAATCGGTAAAATCATGAACCCTAAGAACTTTATCGGCAGAGCACCGCAGCAGGTAATTGAATTTCTAGAGGAATATATTGCTCCAATCCTGGAGAAAAACAAAGAATTAATCGGTATAGATATCGACTTGAAGGTTTAA
- a CDS encoding pyridoxal phosphate-dependent aminotransferase, with the protein MKLSEKNLKISPSVTLTIDAKSKQMRAEGIDVISFGVGEPDFQTPDNIKRAAIEVIENGPTGYTAAAGLPELKKAICEKLLRDNDLSYNPENIIVSNGGKHSLYNIFQAICNPGDEVIIPTPYWVTYPESVKMADATPVFIECTEENEFRLKKSDLLAAITPKTKAIVLNSPSNPTGSVYTREELEDIAEIAVKNNILVVSDEIYEKLVYDGEKHISIASLNEEIKERTIILNGMSKAYAMTGWRIGYTASALEIAKVMGNIQSHATSNPNTIAQYASIEGLRGDQSTIEEMKKAFDERRKYMIHRINQIKDLSCIAPKGAFYVMMNISKWIGKEIKGHKINNSIDFAEVLLENTKVAIVPGAAFGADNFMRLSYATSLENIKEGLNRIDDFLNK; encoded by the coding sequence ATTAAACTTTCTGAAAAGAATCTTAAAATTTCGCCATCAGTTACGTTGACGATTGATGCAAAAAGTAAGCAAATGCGGGCTGAAGGTATAGATGTTATTAGCTTTGGGGTAGGAGAGCCGGACTTTCAAACTCCAGATAACATAAAAAGGGCGGCCATCGAAGTCATAGAAAATGGTCCAACAGGGTATACTGCCGCTGCTGGATTGCCAGAACTTAAAAAAGCTATTTGTGAGAAGCTTCTAAGAGACAATGATTTATCCTATAACCCAGAGAATATCATAGTCTCCAATGGAGGTAAACATTCGCTTTACAACATTTTTCAAGCGATTTGCAATCCTGGGGATGAAGTTATTATTCCTACTCCCTACTGGGTAACTTATCCTGAATCAGTGAAAATGGCGGATGCTACCCCTGTATTTATAGAATGTACTGAGGAAAATGAATTTAGGTTAAAGAAGAGTGACTTACTTGCTGCCATTACTCCTAAAACAAAAGCTATTGTCTTAAATAGTCCATCTAACCCCACAGGTTCCGTATATACAAGAGAAGAATTAGAAGATATTGCTGAAATTGCTGTGAAAAATAATATTCTTGTTGTATCAGATGAAATCTACGAGAAGTTAGTTTATGATGGCGAAAAACACATTAGTATTGCCAGTTTAAATGAAGAAATAAAAGAGCGTACCATTATATTAAATGGTATGTCCAAAGCATATGCTATGACTGGTTGGAGAATAGGTTATACAGCTTCAGCACTTGAGATAGCAAAAGTAATGGGGAATATTCAAAGTCATGCTACATCTAACCCTAATACAATTGCTCAGTATGCCAGTATAGAAGGTTTAAGAGGAGACCAAAGTACCATTGAGGAAATGAAAAAAGCCTTCGATGAGCGAAGAAAATATATGATTCATAGAATCAATCAGATCAAAGATTTATCCTGCATTGCTCCTAAAGGTGCTTTTTATGTAATGATGAATATTTCCAAATGGATTGGTAAAGAGATAAAGGGACATAAAATTAACAATTCTATAGATTTTGCAGAAGTATTGTTGGAAAATACCAAAGTAGCTATTGTACCAGGTGCCGCTTTTGGTGCTGACAATTTTATGCGATTGTCCTATGCAACTTCATTAGAGAATATTAAAGAAGGATTAAACCGAATTGATGATTTCTTAAACAAATAA
- a CDS encoding PadR family transcriptional regulator, translated as MTTKGERNRQFPSKISTTQFVKLYILHLLAYKSFYGNELIEEIKIRMDYKWEPSPGMMYPLLRDLESNNYIRGWWEEPDKRSIRHYRITDEGLEHYNTIKRLYKANLQDSLTIIKNTLKDIYNS; from the coding sequence ATGACGACAAAAGGGGAAAGAAATAGGCAGTTTCCATCTAAAATAAGTACCACACAGTTTGTTAAATTATATATTTTACACCTATTGGCCTATAAGAGTTTTTATGGTAATGAACTAATAGAAGAAATAAAAATCAGGATGGACTATAAGTGGGAACCCAGCCCAGGAATGATGTACCCTCTGTTAAGGGATTTGGAGAGTAATAATTACATAAGAGGATGGTGGGAGGAACCAGACAAAAGATCTATAAGACATTACCGTATAACAGACGAAGGATTAGAACACTATAATACTATTAAAAGATTATATAAAGCGAATTTACAAGACTCTTTAACCATCATTAAAAATACCTTAAAAGATATTTATAACAGTTAA
- a CDS encoding PHP domain-containing protein: MRYIDMHTHTTASDGVYTPSQLIDYAITKGLSGIAITDHDTVEGINEGISYANKLENFILLGGIELSTEYLGEEVHILGYGINHKSEELLQTLSFIQEQRKSRAAKIVGKLQALSLSITYEEVLSIAKEGAVGRPHVARILVEKGYTENIQETFQRYLNKGCPAYVARYKITPFEAIEIIRKVQGFVVIAHPGLIKNEKILKDILEKKVDGIEVYHPEHGKKEHERFLSVAKQYNLCITAGSDFHSPPKGEGRHGDLGSEKISIDKIDKFIKRI, from the coding sequence ATGAGATATATAGATATGCATACCCACACTACAGCTTCAGACGGTGTCTATACTCCAAGTCAACTTATAGATTATGCTATAACAAAAGGACTTAGCGGTATTGCAATAACCGATCATGATACAGTAGAGGGTATTAATGAAGGGATAAGCTATGCCAATAAACTAGAAAATTTTATCCTTCTAGGAGGAATAGAACTTAGCACGGAATATCTAGGAGAAGAGGTGCACATTTTAGGTTATGGCATCAATCATAAGTCTGAGGAACTATTACAGACCCTAAGCTTTATTCAAGAACAAAGAAAAAGCAGGGCAGCTAAAATTGTTGGAAAACTACAAGCACTAAGCCTGTCGATTACTTATGAGGAAGTTTTAAGCATAGCTAAAGAAGGGGCAGTGGGAAGACCGCATGTAGCAAGGATTTTGGTAGAAAAGGGTTATACAGAAAATATACAGGAGACATTTCAACGATATTTAAATAAAGGTTGTCCTGCTTATGTAGCAAGGTATAAGATTACTCCCTTTGAAGCGATAGAGATTATAAGAAAAGTGCAAGGATTTGTTGTAATAGCACACCCTGGTCTTATAAAAAACGAGAAAATATTGAAGGATATCTTAGAAAAAAAGGTGGATGGTATAGAAGTATATCACCCAGAACATGGAAAAAAAGAGCATGAAAGGTTTTTATCTGTGGCAAAGCAATACAATCTATGCATTACAGCAGGATCTGACTTTCATAGTCCACCAAAGGGAGAAGGACGCCATGGAGATTTAGGAAGCGAAAAAATTTCTATAGATAAAATAGATAAATTTATAAAAAGAATATAA
- the spoVS gene encoding stage V sporulation protein SpoVS — protein sequence MEVLKVSAKSKPNSVAGALAGVLRERGTAEIQAIGAGALNQAVKAVAIARGFVAPSGIDLICIPAFTDIEIDGEERTAIKLIVEPR from the coding sequence ATGGAAGTTTTAAAAGTATCAGCAAAATCAAAACCAAATTCTGTTGCTGGAGCGTTAGCAGGAGTTCTAAGAGAACGTGGAACTGCTGAAATCCAAGCTATTGGGGCTGGGGCTCTAAATCAAGCAGTAAAAGCAGTGGCAATTGCACGAGGGTTTGTAGCTCCTAGTGGAATTGATTTAATATGTATACCTGCATTCACTGACATAGAAATAGATGGTGAGGAAAGAACTGCTATTAAATTAATTGTAGAACCAAGATAA
- the rny gene encoding ribonuclease Y — protein sequence MILIVLVAAIVGCLIGYFVRKNIAEGKINSAEELAKKLVEEAEKDAETSKKEILLEAKEEVHRLRNEFDRESRERRNELQRIERRLIQKEETLDKKSDVLEHKDEKLNKKLKELEDQEQEIQQLYAKEVQKLEELSGLTSLEARELLLNDIEKEIKHEAAIMIKDIETKAKEDAEKKAKEIITYAIQKCAADHVAETTVTVVQLPNDEMKGRIIGREGRNIRTLETLTGIDLIIDDTPEAVILSGFDAIRREIARLALEKLIVDGRIHPARIEEMVEKAKREVDNIIKEEGEQATFDTGVHGLHPELIKLLGRLKYRTSYGQNVLKHSIEVSYLAGIMAAELGVDVKLAKRAGLLHDIGKAVDHEIEGTHVEIGMELLRKYKESKEVIHAMSTHHGDYEPETIEAVLITAADAISAARPGARRETLESYIKRLEKLEEIANAYDGVEKSFAIQAGREIRIMVKPEQYNDEEIVVLARGITKRIESELEYPGQIKIHVIRETRAIEFAK from the coding sequence ATCATACTCATAGTTTTAGTTGCTGCTATAGTAGGATGCCTTATCGGCTATTTTGTTCGAAAAAACATTGCGGAGGGTAAGATAAACAGTGCTGAAGAACTAGCAAAAAAATTAGTTGAAGAAGCAGAAAAAGATGCTGAAACATCAAAAAAAGAGATTTTGCTAGAAGCTAAAGAAGAAGTTCATAGGCTTCGTAATGAATTTGACCGAGAAAGTAGAGAAAGGCGTAACGAGCTGCAAAGAATAGAAAGAAGACTAATTCAAAAGGAAGAAACTTTAGATAAAAAGTCAGATGTTTTAGAACATAAAGACGAAAAGCTAAATAAGAAACTTAAAGAATTAGAAGATCAAGAGCAAGAAATACAACAATTATATGCAAAAGAAGTTCAAAAACTAGAAGAACTATCTGGGTTAACATCTCTAGAAGCACGAGAGCTTCTTTTAAATGACATCGAAAAAGAAATTAAGCATGAAGCAGCAATTATGATCAAGGATATAGAAACAAAGGCAAAAGAAGACGCTGAGAAAAAAGCTAAAGAAATTATTACTTATGCTATTCAGAAATGTGCTGCAGATCATGTAGCTGAAACCACTGTGACTGTAGTTCAGCTACCGAATGATGAAATGAAGGGAAGAATTATAGGAAGAGAAGGTAGAAATATTAGAACACTAGAAACATTAACAGGCATTGATTTAATTATTGATGATACGCCTGAAGCTGTAATATTATCAGGATTTGATGCTATTCGACGTGAAATTGCTAGACTAGCCTTGGAGAAACTAATTGTTGATGGTAGAATTCATCCAGCTAGAATAGAAGAAATGGTTGAAAAAGCTAAAAGAGAAGTTGATAATATTATCAAAGAAGAAGGGGAACAAGCCACCTTTGATACTGGTGTTCATGGTTTACACCCAGAACTGATTAAGTTACTGGGAAGACTAAAATATAGAACAAGCTATGGTCAAAATGTATTAAAACATTCTATTGAAGTATCTTATCTTGCAGGAATTATGGCTGCAGAATTAGGTGTAGATGTAAAGCTGGCTAAAAGAGCTGGGCTATTACATGATATTGGAAAAGCTGTAGATCATGAAATCGAAGGTACTCACGTGGAGATAGGGATGGAACTTCTTAGAAAGTATAAGGAATCCAAAGAAGTGATTCATGCTATGTCTACCCATCATGGGGATTATGAGCCTGAAACAATAGAAGCTGTATTAATTACAGCAGCAGATGCTATATCAGCTGCCCGACCAGGAGCAAGACGAGAAACATTGGAATCCTATATTAAACGACTTGAAAAGCTTGAAGAAATTGCTAACGCATATGACGGGGTTGAAAAATCCTTTGCTATACAAGCTGGAAGAGAAATTAGAATCATGGTTAAGCCAGAACAATATAATGATGAAGAAATCGTAGTGTTGGCTAGAGGTATTACTAAGCGTATAGAAAGTGAACTAGAGTATCCTGGTCAGATTAAGATTCATGTAATCCGAGAAACAAGAGCGATAGAATTTGCAAAATAA